In Paenibacillus sp. G2S3, a single window of DNA contains:
- a CDS encoding cellulose biosynthesis cyclic di-GMP-binding regulatory protein BcsB, which translates to MMMKKQMVILLTCLSLFLIQMNVAAAEAPPQDTRLTYTTSFTGTDTALTGSSAQQQYFEVMDYWNVDEIRIKLHFQISQITEEQISSVTLTLNGSPFYTFRPSLKDNGEQQLVLQAPKGLLKKGSNTLGIQGYLQSKNTDDLSCEVDYEYDHWLHLFNTSSINVMYTPKPLTGGISDFSDRFSGIDTLTKNHSVLTVPDKSTGAELESATYALSGLVKGNTLDNRTIPMLPYRSDSVKNKAAVVLVAMYDRVPSKLKAQLSTSEDLSTHALLQLVNKDTQPTLVVTSKDENLLIKAGRFVANEELMGQITSDLKVVDDATEVSAPPLSISSNITFTETGDKLTGARHQEQMYFVSLPSNRSIADSGRIRLDFRYAQNLDFERSLVTVSINNTPIGSKKLSKELANGDKLDLPVPQNLNISGNFTVTVAFDLELKGAGCTLDRDQTPWAYISKDSVMRLNTKDRTDLLFNNYPYPFIRDGIYNQVAVVLPQEMDDYAYLSLSNVFNLLGKYASGNIGNIQFYTDSVSADHLKNNNIIAIGEYKNNKIIRDHNDKLYFQYNANGTAIRSNEKMSIEEHYGAQIGTLQLIESPLEAGRGMLAVTGVGSEESYLASKLIATERDKWKVFGDGVIVDKDGNVNAHRFKIITGAAEDSVVKKITERTDVLSFIIVILLVLTLVILSLILLLRKHMKKRGDKRET; encoded by the coding sequence ATGATGATGAAAAAACAAATGGTTATACTGTTGACCTGCCTCTCTCTTTTTCTAATTCAAATGAATGTTGCAGCCGCCGAGGCTCCGCCTCAGGATACTAGATTAACCTACACAACCTCTTTCACAGGGACTGATACTGCGTTAACGGGTTCGAGTGCCCAGCAGCAATATTTTGAAGTCATGGATTATTGGAATGTGGATGAGATCAGAATTAAGCTGCACTTTCAAATTTCGCAAATTACCGAGGAACAGATTTCTAGCGTCACCTTAACGCTAAATGGCAGCCCATTCTATACATTTAGACCCTCTCTAAAAGATAATGGCGAACAACAGCTGGTCCTTCAGGCACCTAAGGGGCTTCTGAAAAAGGGATCCAATACGCTTGGTATTCAGGGCTATTTGCAGTCGAAGAATACAGATGATCTATCCTGTGAGGTTGATTATGAGTATGATCATTGGCTTCATCTGTTTAATACATCCAGCATTAACGTGATGTATACGCCGAAGCCTTTAACTGGAGGGATCAGTGATTTTAGCGATCGCTTCTCTGGAATAGATACCTTAACGAAGAATCATAGTGTTCTGACCGTACCGGATAAAAGTACAGGGGCAGAGTTGGAGTCGGCTACTTACGCGCTCTCCGGGCTTGTGAAGGGGAATACATTGGACAATAGAACGATTCCAATGCTTCCCTACCGGTCAGACTCGGTGAAGAATAAAGCTGCGGTTGTACTGGTAGCTATGTATGATCGAGTACCAAGTAAGCTTAAGGCTCAGCTAAGCACCTCTGAAGACCTAAGTACACACGCATTGCTGCAGCTAGTGAATAAGGATACTCAGCCCACACTTGTCGTAACCTCGAAGGATGAGAACTTACTGATTAAAGCAGGCCGTTTTGTTGCGAATGAAGAGTTAATGGGTCAAATCACCAGTGATTTAAAGGTGGTCGATGATGCTACAGAAGTATCTGCACCGCCCCTTTCGATTAGCTCCAATATTACGTTTACAGAAACGGGTGATAAACTAACGGGGGCGCGTCATCAGGAACAGATGTATTTTGTTTCACTGCCCTCAAACCGTTCGATTGCGGATTCCGGTAGAATCAGACTGGATTTCCGCTATGCGCAGAACTTAGATTTCGAACGTTCATTAGTGACTGTCAGCATTAACAATACGCCAATTGGCAGCAAGAAGCTTTCCAAAGAGCTGGCAAATGGCGATAAGCTGGATCTTCCCGTTCCACAGAACTTGAATATCTCTGGTAATTTTACGGTGACAGTAGCTTTTGATTTGGAGCTGAAGGGTGCCGGATGTACCCTGGATAGGGATCAAACGCCGTGGGCTTATATCAGCAAGGATTCTGTAATGCGTCTTAATACTAAAGATCGCACGGATCTCTTGTTTAATAACTATCCATATCCGTTCATACGTGATGGAATTTATAATCAAGTAGCGGTTGTTCTGCCACAAGAAATGGATGATTACGCATATTTGAGCTTATCTAACGTGTTTAATCTACTGGGAAAATACGCTAGCGGTAATATAGGAAATATTCAGTTCTACACGGATAGCGTTAGTGCTGATCATTTGAAGAATAATAATATCATTGCGATAGGTGAGTATAAGAATAATAAGATTATTCGTGATCATAATGATAAGCTCTATTTCCAATATAACGCGAACGGAACAGCGATTCGCTCCAATGAGAAGATGAGTATTGAAGAGCATTACGGAGCACAAATCGGAACATTGCAGCTGATTGAATCGCCATTGGAGGCGGGTCGGGGCATGCTTGCGGTTACAGGAGTTGGCTCTGAAGAGTCCTACTTGGCGTCGAAGCTGATCGCAACAGAGCGGGATAAATGGAAGGTGTTTGGCGATGGGGTAATCGTTGATAAAGACGGTAATGTCAACGCACACCGTTTCAAGATCATTACTGGAGCAGCAGAGGATTCCGTGGTTAAAAAAATAACGGAACGGACAGATGTACTGAGCTTCATTATTGTAATTCTACTAGTGCTGACATTGGTGATTCTATCGCTGATTCTGTTGCTTCGTAAACACATGAAGAAACGTGGTGATAAGCGTGAGACGTAA
- a CDS encoding catalase, whose amino-acid sequence MSEHQKVNGNSKNEQLEQFRSKDEGHTLTTNQGLKVSEDEFSLKAGDRGPTLMEDFHFREKMTHFDHERIPERIVHARGFAAHGEFEVYKSLKEYTKAKFLQDPSVKTPVFVRFSTVAGSRGSAETVRDARGFSTKFYTEEGNYDLVGNNMPVFFIQDAIKFPDLVHALKPEPHNEMPQAASAHDTFWDFIANNQESAHMAMWLMSDRAIPRSFRMMEGFGVHTFRLINEKGKAHFVKFHWKPVLGVHSLVWDEAQKISGADPDFHRRDLWESIEAGNYPEYELGIQLLSEEDEFKFDFDVLDPTKLWPEEDVPVQIVGKMTLNRNVDNVFAETEQVAFHPGHVVPGIDFTNDPLLQGRLFSYTDTQLIRLGGPNFHELPINRPVCPFHNNQRDGYGRQTINQGSVSYHNNSLAKNTPAPATEAEGGYVHYQEKVEGRKVRSRSKSFEDHFSQAKLFWNSMSTAEKMHIIEAYSFELGKVKSKAVRQQVVDMLANVTLELAVPVAEAIGVKPPKTGGSEVTQVSPALSQANTKKHPNTRKIGVIIGDGFDEVLVMPVLDTLMGAGIQPEIISDKLGFIKGSKGTELEVIHTLSTTDSVLFDAIYAAGGNSEHKKFHKDTAQFLNQAYSHFKPIAVTTENAKLLETAEHRSSPGVIIGDGGEVFAASLVAAMTAHRFWERME is encoded by the coding sequence ATGAGTGAACATCAAAAAGTGAACGGAAACAGCAAGAATGAGCAATTGGAACAGTTTCGCAGTAAGGATGAAGGTCACACCTTAACAACGAACCAGGGTTTAAAAGTATCAGAGGACGAGTTCTCCTTAAAAGCAGGTGACCGGGGCCCAACCTTGATGGAAGATTTTCATTTCCGGGAAAAAATGACTCATTTCGATCATGAGCGAATCCCTGAGCGAATCGTGCATGCACGTGGATTTGCTGCTCACGGTGAGTTTGAAGTATATAAATCATTGAAAGAATATACGAAGGCGAAATTCCTTCAAGATCCCTCCGTGAAGACACCGGTGTTTGTCCGTTTCTCGACGGTAGCTGGATCACGGGGATCAGCCGAGACGGTGCGGGATGCGCGTGGGTTCTCTACCAAATTCTATACTGAAGAAGGAAACTACGATTTGGTCGGAAACAATATGCCAGTCTTTTTTATACAGGATGCAATCAAATTCCCTGATTTGGTACATGCCCTTAAGCCGGAGCCGCACAATGAAATGCCTCAGGCCGCATCGGCTCACGATACCTTTTGGGATTTCATAGCCAATAATCAAGAATCGGCCCATATGGCAATGTGGTTGATGTCGGACCGTGCCATTCCACGTAGCTTCAGAATGATGGAAGGGTTTGGGGTGCATACTTTCAGGTTGATTAACGAGAAAGGAAAAGCCCATTTTGTTAAATTCCACTGGAAACCTGTACTCGGCGTACATTCCTTAGTGTGGGATGAAGCGCAGAAAATATCAGGAGCAGACCCTGACTTTCATCGCCGTGATTTATGGGAATCGATTGAAGCCGGCAACTATCCGGAATATGAGCTGGGCATCCAGCTTCTAAGTGAAGAAGATGAGTTTAAATTTGACTTCGATGTGCTGGATCCTACAAAGCTATGGCCAGAGGAAGATGTACCTGTTCAGATTGTTGGGAAAATGACCTTGAACCGCAACGTTGATAATGTCTTTGCCGAAACAGAGCAGGTAGCTTTTCATCCCGGTCATGTGGTACCTGGTATTGATTTCACGAACGACCCACTGCTACAGGGCAGACTATTCTCCTATACGGATACTCAGCTGATTCGGCTTGGTGGCCCGAACTTCCATGAGCTGCCGATCAATAGACCGGTATGTCCTTTCCATAACAACCAGCGTGACGGGTATGGACGGCAGACGATTAATCAGGGTTCTGTCAGCTATCACAACAATTCTCTGGCCAAGAATACCCCTGCACCTGCTACAGAGGCCGAAGGCGGTTATGTACATTATCAGGAAAAGGTTGAGGGCCGTAAGGTACGTAGCCGGAGCAAAAGCTTCGAAGATCATTTTTCACAAGCTAAGCTGTTTTGGAACAGCATGAGTACTGCAGAAAAAATGCATATTATTGAAGCCTATTCATTTGAGCTCGGGAAGGTAAAGAGTAAGGCTGTCCGGCAGCAGGTTGTAGACATGCTCGCGAACGTTACCTTAGAGCTTGCTGTGCCTGTAGCAGAAGCTATTGGGGTGAAGCCTCCGAAAACAGGCGGTTCCGAGGTGACTCAAGTCTCCCCGGCACTAAGTCAGGCAAATACGAAGAAGCACCCAAACACACGTAAAATAGGTGTGATTATAGGCGACGGATTTGATGAAGTCTTGGTGATGCCTGTTCTGGATACACTTATGGGAGCCGGAATCCAGCCGGAGATAATCAGTGATAAGCTTGGATTTATTAAAGGCTCGAAAGGGACAGAGCTTGAAGTCATTCATACTTTATCCACGACAGATTCAGTGCTCTTTGATGCGATTTATGCAGCTGGTGGAAATTCGGAACATAAGAAATTCCATAAGGATACGGCGCAATTCCTGAACCAAGCCTATTCTCACTTTAAGCCCATCGCGGTGACTACTGAAAATGCTAAACTACTTGAAACTGCTGAACATAGAAGCAGTCCGGGCGTAATAATTGGAGATGGTGGAGAGGTATTCGCTGCCAGTCTTGTCGCGGCAATGACAGCCCATCGTTTTTGGGAACGCATGGAATGA
- a CDS encoding YcxB family protein, with protein MENEIKVDTVLKSEDVQEFNLWFSLNSRIILNSFSVVAYFVILLLITKDYSTTSISILAGTAVILAAVLWYMTKSSLVKKSKKAFATDSLSQQPQSYSISDEGIKYVSEAGSGQVKWEEIHKIGETMSLFVFFVSSNRALIIPKRYFQSEQDKVAFKDLARKYMFSHRVKFKS; from the coding sequence ATGGAAAATGAAATAAAAGTAGATACAGTCCTTAAGAGTGAGGACGTTCAGGAGTTTAACCTATGGTTTAGCTTGAATAGCCGAATTATACTTAACTCTTTCAGTGTGGTTGCTTATTTTGTGATTTTACTGTTAATTACTAAGGATTATAGTACTACAAGTATTTCAATCCTTGCTGGGACTGCTGTGATTCTTGCCGCTGTTTTATGGTATATGACCAAATCAAGTTTAGTCAAAAAATCTAAAAAAGCCTTCGCAACAGACAGCTTATCCCAACAGCCTCAGAGTTATTCTATATCAGATGAGGGCATAAAGTACGTATCCGAGGCAGGCTCCGGGCAAGTGAAATGGGAAGAGATACATAAAATAGGTGAAACGATGAGCTTGTTCGTGTTTTTTGTATCTTCTAATAGAGCGCTGATTATCCCTAAGCGTTACTTTCAGTCGGAACAAGATAAAGTAGCATTTAAGGATTTGGCCAGAAAGTATATGTTCTCTCATCGTGTGAAGTTCAAATCGTAA
- a CDS encoding ion channel, giving the protein MMRLRKRSIGLIILIFILLSASTAYLIEPGTFHSWFNAFYWVMTTMATVGYGDYFAETVVGKLFTMFLYIFGIGLLSLVIGKVIDSIAEVQRRRGAGTLSFRGKDHVILINWSKKAQAAIDEILCYSPKCHIVIMDESGSHPLEHMDQVHFISGDASSDETLLKANIHEARAAIVFGDTRIDEASLIDGKSLLIASSIERIAPQVHTTVEIMQEKNIQNFRHVQVNEFVLSHDAISRLAVRSALQEGNSEVITQLLSRKYGDDIYEIPVNTTWKTYGDAFQNLLLQGATLLSDRSDLSINRKLDQAIPKDARLYVVSDEATYRRIKG; this is encoded by the coding sequence ATGATGCGGTTACGCAAACGGTCGATAGGGCTAATTATTTTGATCTTTATACTTCTTAGTGCATCGACTGCTTACTTGATTGAGCCGGGTACGTTTCATAGCTGGTTTAATGCTTTTTATTGGGTTATGACAACGATGGCGACAGTAGGGTATGGAGATTATTTTGCAGAGACCGTAGTTGGAAAGCTGTTTACCATGTTTCTTTATATCTTTGGTATCGGCCTCCTCAGCTTGGTTATTGGTAAGGTCATTGACTCCATTGCGGAGGTGCAGAGAAGGAGAGGAGCAGGAACATTGAGCTTCCGGGGGAAAGATCATGTGATTTTAATTAATTGGAGTAAGAAAGCACAAGCTGCTATAGATGAGATTCTATGCTATTCGCCGAAATGCCATATTGTCATCATGGATGAGTCAGGAAGTCATCCTTTGGAGCATATGGATCAAGTCCACTTTATAAGTGGCGATGCCTCCAGTGATGAGACTCTACTTAAGGCTAATATCCATGAAGCTAGAGCGGCCATTGTGTTCGGCGATACTCGGATTGATGAAGCGTCGCTGATCGACGGCAAATCTTTGTTAATTGCCTCTAGCATTGAGCGCATTGCACCACAAGTACATACGACTGTAGAAATTATGCAAGAGAAGAATATTCAGAATTTCAGGCATGTCCAGGTGAATGAGTTCGTTCTCTCTCATGATGCCATCTCCAGACTGGCTGTTCGATCCGCTCTGCAAGAGGGGAATTCTGAAGTAATAACACAGCTGCTGAGCCGTAAATATGGTGATGATATTTATGAAATTCCAGTGAATACTACTTGGAAGACCTATGGAGACGCGTTTCAGAACCTGCTCTTACAAGGCGCAACCTTGTTGTCAGATCGTAGCGATCTTAGCATCAATCGAAAGCTGGATCAGGCTATTCCTAAGGATGCTAGATTGTATGTTGTTTCCGATGAAGCGACGTATCGTAGGATTAAGGGTTAG
- a CDS encoding signal peptide protein: protein MMLLTVLLLSACSSNQGSAFDSGTAQTSDSVARVPWDYRVVESTVGDLIGSDMTVLPDNELLPNDGNYATGDKIWTLQFMDAELITDADQKNEVRLSSWSTIKSYADEKTAAEDLTNLKVSVTTDVDLVGVYKTKYKDKTRNFAVLELPSGNRIKQPIDDERYTALEKKKTASVVLEEVHDFADYDSAYAKFRGWAK, encoded by the coding sequence ATGATGCTTCTGACGGTACTGTTGCTAAGCGCATGTTCCAGTAATCAGGGTAGTGCATTTGATTCAGGAACAGCTCAAACTTCAGATAGTGTAGCACGGGTACCGTGGGACTACCGGGTGGTAGAGAGTACCGTAGGGGATTTAATTGGGAGTGACATGACGGTTTTGCCGGATAATGAACTGCTCCCGAATGATGGGAATTATGCTACTGGTGATAAAATTTGGACACTTCAGTTCATGGACGCCGAGTTAATCACGGATGCTGATCAGAAGAATGAAGTTCGTCTGTCTTCATGGAGCACGATTAAGTCTTATGCAGATGAAAAAACGGCAGCAGAGGATCTTACCAATCTTAAAGTATCGGTAACCACTGATGTTGATCTTGTAGGAGTATACAAGACTAAGTATAAGGATAAGACAAGAAACTTTGCGGTGCTTGAGCTCCCTTCAGGTAATCGGATTAAGCAGCCGATTGATGATGAACGCTATACCGCATTAGAGAAAAAGAAAACCGCTTCCGTAGTCCTTGAGGAAGTACATGATTTTGCCGACTATGATTCGGCTTATGCGAAATTTCGGGGGTGGGCGAAGTGA
- a CDS encoding diguanylate cyclase gives MRRNRSGLVSDIALLSFMVLLYICIVFISGAPDDYIQNIIILNVAFILAIVTYFTTVTAGLVLNLVFIFAYGFYTMYQTISLGETIGLNTYFWLIMAPLLTVVLWIFTLSNRELQAENQRLEKKTANMAIIDENTDLRNSISFQKDAALFTGISTRYQIPLTLLVVKVKYWNEIRRIIPEDKLAEAIHDVSQLSQASIRTNDALYLLDKDDATWGLLLFTDSDGAKIVIERIKLKLQELNDTEFVKKYKVSLGLKIGAVEYQSGTIENPLDFIVQAKKQLEYDV, from the coding sequence GTGAGACGTAATCGCAGCGGTTTAGTTTCAGATATCGCTCTCTTATCGTTCATGGTGCTTCTTTATATTTGTATTGTCTTCATTTCAGGGGCACCCGATGATTATATCCAGAATATTATCATTTTAAATGTGGCTTTTATTCTGGCAATCGTTACGTATTTTACAACAGTGACTGCAGGGTTGGTCTTGAACCTGGTGTTTATCTTTGCTTACGGCTTCTATACGATGTATCAGACGATATCTCTGGGAGAAACGATTGGACTGAATACGTACTTCTGGCTAATTATGGCCCCATTGTTAACGGTGGTGCTATGGATATTTACATTAAGCAACCGAGAGCTGCAGGCAGAGAATCAGCGTTTGGAGAAAAAGACAGCCAATATGGCCATCATCGACGAGAACACAGATCTTCGGAATAGTATTTCTTTTCAAAAGGATGCCGCCTTATTTACAGGCATTTCGACACGATATCAGATTCCACTCACACTGCTTGTAGTGAAAGTGAAATACTGGAATGAGATTAGACGGATTATTCCCGAAGATAAGCTGGCTGAGGCCATTCACGACGTGTCTCAGCTCAGTCAGGCCAGTATTCGTACCAATGATGCACTGTATCTGCTAGACAAAGATGACGCAACATGGGGCTTACTACTGTTCACCGATAGCGATGGAGCTAAAATCGTGATCGAGCGGATTAAATTGAAGCTTCAAGAGCTTAATGACACTGAATTTGTCAAAAAATATAAAGTCAGTCTCGGTCTCAAAATTGGTGCCGTAGAATATCAATCTGGCACTATTGAGAATCCGCTCGATTTCATTGTTCAGGCTAAAAAACAGTTGGAGTATGATGTATAA
- a CDS encoding type B 50S ribosomal protein L31 — translation MREGIHPKYNKVIFMDASVGFKFLSASTKSSNETMEWEDGNTYPVIRVDASSASHPFYTGKQRDTEQGGRVDKFKQRLAQKK, via the coding sequence ATGAGAGAAGGCATACATCCAAAGTACAACAAGGTTATTTTCATGGATGCAAGCGTAGGCTTCAAATTCTTGAGTGCATCTACAAAATCATCCAATGAAACAATGGAATGGGAAGATGGTAACACTTATCCTGTTATCCGCGTGGACGCAAGTTCCGCATCCCACCCATTTTACACTGGTAAACAAAGAGATACAGAACAAGGCGGCCGTGTTGACAAGTTCAAACAACGTCTTGCACAAAAGAAATAA
- a CDS encoding glycosyl hydrolase family 8 → MRKIIIAAVAIFAGVIGLTACEKTAAPNPPNSVHTNSPAPVDSNPDTTVTQTQEVVNLEQFITSKLTGENGVYTNFIETDQSAEAASGHEVLSESASLRMLAAVRSGQQERFAEQWQLAKQTFDINSGFSYRYSPKQQKLYPLNAAVDDLRMIRALYEAGEMFGDERYTAEADKYGERFYNYNIKDGKLYDFYDMEYSSTNTFVTLCYINLGTLQKMSFPSQFSKKLTNDMNVILENGYLSDEFPFYETRFNYETGKYSSENINTVESLLSILALSEVDQQKATSIDFIKQQVEAGTLYGQYSREGKPLNDIRSTAIYAITAMIGAEIGDESLHHKSIERMNEFRVTDVGSPLYGGFGDVASGQAYSFDNLMALLAYVY, encoded by the coding sequence TTGAGGAAAATAATCATTGCTGCAGTAGCGATATTTGCAGGCGTTATAGGGTTAACGGCATGCGAAAAAACGGCAGCGCCGAATCCGCCTAATAGTGTTCATACTAATTCTCCAGCTCCAGTAGATTCAAATCCTGATACTACGGTAACCCAGACGCAGGAAGTAGTTAACTTAGAGCAGTTCATTACCTCGAAACTCACAGGTGAGAACGGTGTATATACCAATTTTATTGAAACAGATCAGTCAGCGGAAGCGGCGAGTGGGCACGAGGTTCTGAGTGAATCGGCATCTCTTCGGATGCTGGCAGCTGTGCGTAGCGGCCAACAAGAGCGATTTGCAGAACAATGGCAACTAGCTAAACAAACCTTTGATATCAACAGTGGTTTCAGCTACCGTTACAGTCCTAAACAGCAGAAGCTATACCCTTTAAATGCTGCCGTCGATGATTTACGTATGATTCGAGCTCTTTATGAGGCGGGGGAAATGTTTGGGGATGAACGTTATACAGCTGAAGCGGATAAATATGGCGAAAGATTTTATAATTATAATATAAAAGATGGAAAACTTTATGATTTCTACGATATGGAATATTCTTCAACAAACACATTCGTCACTTTGTGTTATATTAATTTGGGCACTTTGCAAAAAATGTCGTTTCCTAGCCAATTTAGTAAGAAACTGACGAATGATATGAACGTAATATTGGAAAATGGATATTTATCGGATGAATTCCCCTTTTATGAGACACGGTTTAATTATGAGACTGGAAAATATAGTTCGGAAAATATCAATACAGTAGAGTCGCTTCTATCCATTCTAGCCTTATCAGAGGTAGATCAGCAGAAAGCCACCAGCATTGATTTTATCAAGCAGCAGGTCGAAGCTGGCACGTTATATGGGCAATATTCGAGAGAGGGTAAGCCGCTGAACGATATCCGCTCCACAGCCATTTATGCCATTACGGCTATGATCGGCGCAGAAATCGGCGATGAATCTCTCCACCATAAAAGTATCGAAAGAATGAACGAGTTCAGAGTAACAGATGTGGGTAGCCCACTGTATGGAGGATTCGGCGATGTGGCTAGCGGCCAAGCCTACTCTTTTGACAACCTGATGGCATTACTGGCTTATGTCTATTAA
- a CDS encoding DUF350 domain-containing protein, which produces MTMVVNLVVSVFVIILLQVLGMVIFGLMTPFKDMEELKKGNVAVALALGGKFLATAIIIGVAAYTNTSILHMIIWFAVGYVCLIAAYWIFELATPTFKISEHLEKGNVAVGTMLCLVFIGTAFAISSLIV; this is translated from the coding sequence GTGACGATGGTGGTTAATTTGGTTGTGAGTGTGTTTGTGATTATTCTTTTGCAAGTCTTAGGCATGGTGATTTTTGGTTTGATGACTCCGTTTAAAGATATGGAGGAGCTGAAGAAAGGCAATGTGGCTGTAGCTTTGGCGTTAGGCGGAAAGTTCCTGGCAACGGCTATTATTATTGGCGTAGCGGCATATACGAATACCTCCATTCTGCACATGATCATTTGGTTTGCGGTAGGTTATGTGTGCTTGATAGCGGCTTATTGGATCTTTGAATTGGCAACCCCAACCTTTAAGATTTCAGAGCATCTGGAGAAAGGGAATGTGGCTGTAGGCACTATGCTTTGCTTGGTGTTTATTGGGACTGCATTTGCGATTAGCAGTTTGATTGTTTAG
- a CDS encoding glycosyltransferase family 2 protein — protein MTISDILMVIAVICIWSLLLVNVTLIIAGYLYYIKSENEDIPEIEGEYPLVSIMVPAHNEGVVICKTVESLLALDYPEDRYEIIVINDNSSDNSAELLAGIQNRNPGRQLIVINTDAITGGKGKSNALNIGFTHCKGQLIAIYDADNTPEKTALRYLVAEIMNDSSLGAVIGKFRTRNRNASLLTRFINIETLSFQWMAQAGRWKLFKLCTIPGTNFIMRRSIVESIGGWDVKAIAEDTEISFRIYMMGYRIKFQPKSVTWEQEPQTLKVWFKQRTRWAKGNIYVIVKNIPLLFDKSAAKVRFDILYFLAIYFLLLISLITSDVLLILHALGYVHTTIAGLSNFLWLLAIILFVVGTFITLTTEKGEMSLSNLWIVMLMYVSYCQLWMVVAAYGLYLYAKDLIFKREAKWYKTERY, from the coding sequence ATGACGATTTCAGACATACTGATGGTAATTGCAGTGATCTGTATCTGGTCTCTGTTGCTGGTGAATGTGACCCTCATTATCGCAGGCTATTTATATTACATTAAATCTGAAAATGAGGACATACCAGAGATAGAGGGCGAATATCCTTTGGTTTCAATTATGGTTCCTGCTCACAATGAGGGGGTAGTAATCTGTAAGACGGTGGAGTCCCTACTAGCGCTTGATTATCCGGAAGATCGATATGAGATTATTGTGATTAATGATAATTCTTCTGATAACAGTGCTGAACTGCTGGCCGGTATCCAAAACCGAAATCCGGGGCGCCAGCTGATCGTCATTAATACGGATGCGATTACGGGTGGCAAAGGGAAATCGAATGCGCTGAATATAGGCTTCACCCATTGCAAAGGGCAGTTGATTGCGATTTATGATGCAGACAACACTCCAGAAAAAACGGCTTTGCGTTATCTGGTCGCTGAGATCATGAATGATTCTAGCCTCGGAGCGGTAATCGGTAAGTTTAGAACCCGTAACCGTAATGCAAGCCTTCTTACCCGGTTTATTAATATTGAGACGTTGTCCTTTCAATGGATGGCGCAAGCCGGACGCTGGAAGCTGTTCAAGTTATGCACCATTCCCGGTACTAATTTTATTATGCGCAGGTCTATCGTAGAAAGTATCGGCGGCTGGGATGTTAAAGCGATAGCCGAGGATACAGAGATCAGCTTCAGAATTTATATGATGGGTTATCGCATCAAATTCCAGCCGAAGTCCGTCACATGGGAGCAGGAGCCACAGACCTTAAAAGTCTGGTTCAAGCAGCGAACGCGCTGGGCTAAGGGCAACATTTATGTCATTGTCAAAAATATCCCACTGCTGTTCGATAAATCCGCCGCAAAAGTCCGGTTCGATATTCTTTATTTTCTAGCCATTTACTTCTTATTGCTAATATCATTAATCACCTCGGATGTGCTGCTCATCCTGCATGCTTTGGGCTATGTACATACTACCATTGCTGGGCTTAGCAATTTTCTCTGGCTGCTCGCCATCATTCTGTTCGTTGTAGGTACTTTCATAACGTTGACGACCGAGAAGGGCGAGATGAGCTTGTCCAATTTATGGATCGTAATGCTGATGTATGTCTCTTATTGCCAGCTGTGGATGGTCGTCGCCGCTTACGGATTATATCTTTATGCCAAAGATCTCATTTTCAAAAGAGAAGCAAAGTGGTATAAGACGGAGCGTTATTAA